The Paenibacillus swuensis genome contains the following window.
CGCCAGGTGACTTTCTCCGAGTCCCGGATGGCCAGCAGCAACTCCAGATTCTCTTCAAACAGTTCATCGTAATCGTCCAGGCTATAACCGAAGAGGGGGAAGGATTCGGTGAACGATCCCCGGCCCGCCATAATTTCGGCGCGCCCGTTCGAGAGTCCGTCCAACGTGGAGAAGGCTTGATAGACGCGAATCGGGTCGTCGGAGGACAGCACGGTTACAGCGCTTGACAGGCGTATGCGCTTGGTTACGGAGGCCGCGGCCGCCAAGATCACAGCGGGCGCCGTCCCGGCATAGTCCGCTCTGTGGTGCTCTCCGATGCCATAGACATCCAAGCCCACCTGATCGGCAAGCACGATTTCTTCCACGCCGTTGCGCAGCCGCTCGGCATGACTCATAATCTTCCCGGTCACCGGGTCCGGTGTTGTCTCCAGAAATGTACTGATTCCGATTTCCAATTTGTTTATGATATCAGGCATGGTGTATGCTCCTTGTTATTCTGTCTTTATATGTAGTTTACTATACTTTTTAATGTTTCTCAACTAAAGTAAGTGAAATGCAGGATGAGGGTTTATTTCTGCTTATTATTTTTCCATTGTAGCAGGAGATTTAAAAACACCCCTAGAACAAGCAGTCCCAGAAGTATATTTGTTGTTTTTAGTGTTTGTGTAAGTACGTATATTTCATTATGAACACCGACTAATTTACTGTTTAAGCTACTCGAAATCTCACTTATACTTCTCCTAATTTCATTTAAAATTAAGTTTATGTCCTGTTCCACAGCGACTACACCTCCTTAAGTATTCAACCATTATATCAATTCCATACAATAACTTCCAACTGTTTACTTATTTGATAGATAGATCCATCGGATGTCAAAAAAATAAAAAGGGCCCCGCCATTTGATGCAGCTTTGCCCTCTTCAACTAACACATTTATCCGTCACCATTCCCGTTCTCCAACACAACACCCTTACCCAATCGCACCGCTTCCTGCACAAAATGCCCAGCCACACCGATATCAAACACACCGAGTCCCATCGGATTGAAAAAAACAGGCTCATTAGCGGCAACAGAACTTAATCCGCCCCGACACAGCACATCCTCAAGGGTCAGCACATCGGATTCGAGCAACCCGTGCTGGATATGCAGCTGCTCAATATCCGTGTTCTCTCGGCAAATCTCCCGCCAGTCATCGACCACGACAGCCCGCACATGCGCTACGCTCTCCGGTAGATAGTCCCTCAAAGATACGTTGAGCAACAAAGCGCCCTCGGGCGGCGGAGCATCAATATACCTCTCGGCGGAAACCGTACATGTGGCGAAAATATCCGATGCCGCATACACCGATTGCCAATCATCGGCAAGCTCCGTTATTTCGCGTACCGAAGCGGGAACGGTACCCGGATCAATCGGGTTCATATCGTACAAGGCCACACGCTCCAACCTGTCGCCCAACAGGCTTATGAGCATATCCAGGTGCATGCGCCCGATCGGTCCCCAACCGATAATGCCTGCGCGTACTTTCGATATCGGTCTGGAGGCCATATAAGCTTGCGTCATCGCTCCGCTCACAGCGGCTGTGCGCAAGCCGTTCAGCATATTGCTTTGGATAAAAGCAACGGGTACGCCCGTGGCGGGATCATTGAGAATAATGGAATTATGAGCGCGAGGCAAGCCGAGGCGGCCATTATTCGGGAAACTGGCGATCCACTTGATGCCGGACAGGTTGATCCCGCCGCCGATATAGGCCGGCATGGCAATGATGCGATTCGCCGGGTCCCTGAAACGCAGATAAGGCTTGAGCGGATGAGCGCAGTCGCCTTCAGCGCTGATTCGTACGACCTCCTGAATGATTCCAACTAACCGAGCCCAATCGATTCCAATCTCGCGAATATGGCCGTCATGTAAGTAAATCATGCCCAACCTCCGTCCAGTACCTGCCTCACCCAGGCGTCGTTATATACCGTATCCAGGTACCGCTCCCCGCGATCCGGAAGGATCACGGCACAGACCGCATCCGCCGGGATGCTTTCCGCAAGCCCCCGTACGGCGGAAACCACCCCGCCGGAAGAAGCGCCCGCGAGCACCGCCTCATAGCGGACCAGATCCCGGCAGCCCCGGACACAGTCCATGTCCGACACATACACCACCTGATCCGCCAAGTCTTGCCTATACAGTCCCGGAGTGATGCCAGAGCCAAGACCCGGGAATTGCCGCGGCCCTTTATCCCCGCCGAATATAACGCTTCCCGCCGCATCCACCGCCACGATCCGCGTGGACCACCCGCGGCCGCGGATATAGTCCGCGCAGCCCCGAAGCGTTCCGCAGGAGCTCACCCCGCAGAACAAATAATCCACCGCGCCCAACCGGTCCCCAATTTCACGCATCGTAGTCTCCGTATGGGCAAGCGCATTGTCGGGGTTTCCATACTGGTTGGTCCAATATGCTTTAGGAAACTCGCGCAGCAGATCCTGCACCCGCTGAATCCGCGCCGGCAGAAACTCGCCCGTCGACGGATCGGGTTCCGTCACCAAATCAATTTCGCCGTGAAAGCCGCGAATAATCTGCTTATGCTGTTCCGTTGTGCGGGGATCCACGACACAGATGAACCGCATCCTCAAGTAGCAGCATAATTGCGCCAAACTGATGGCCAGGTTGCCGGAACTGGACTCGATCACGACGGTGTCCGAGTCGATATCCCCGCGCCGCAAAGCCTCTCGCAGCATGAACAAGGCGGGCCGATCCTTCGCGCTTCCGCCGGGATTCATCCATTCGAGTTTACCGTACACCTTAAACGGCATCCCTTCAAACAGCCGACGAAGCGGAATCAACGGGGTCCCGCCGATCGCCTCAGAAATTCCACCTTCGAGTTTCATAGAAATCCCTACTTTACTCGTAAAAGATTTTTTTGTTCTTAATCGATTGGCTGTCGTCCGAGTCCTCTAAAGTACCCCGAACCACCTTAATCCTGTCGATGATTCCGGATTCAATCATGATGCCGATCTCAGGGATGCACTGCTCCAGATCGTCCTGAATGAGGCTCATATCCCCGTCACTCAGCCCCGGTGCGTAAACGCACACCTGAATCGCATTCCCCGACACTTTAACCCGCACGCTGGCTTGCTCGATATGGCGGTAAACGACATTCTCGATGTCGTAAATGCTGATTTTTTCCCCGTGCTTGAGGTCCGGTCCGATGCGTTTCACAAGGCTGTGAAAGCTCATGGTCCAACAACCGTCGACCAGGATCGGACGCAGATCGCGCACAACATCATAAGTGACATAACGCACGGCGGGAAAGGCTTCCCTCACGGCGGACGTAAGCACCAGCACACGTTCCTCCGCCTCGTCGGACAAAGGTTCCAGATCTCGGCTGATGTCCTCCGCCCGCAGCCCTTCCGCGATAAGCCCTTCCGTCAGCAAATACCGCCCATGCTCATGTGAATAGTAGGCGATCGTCCCGATTTCAATCGAGCCGTAGGTGTCCGTAATGCGCGAAGCGGGAAGGCCCAGCCGCTCGGCGACTTGCTCGATCCATGCCGGTGAAGCGATTTCGCCGACCAAGACAACATGTTTAATCCCATAAGAAGAAGGATCCGCCGCCGCCAGCACAATACGGTTCAAAATCGAAGGCATCGTATACAGCACCTCAGGTTTGAAGCTTTCCAGCCGTTCCAAATGCTGCTCAATCGGCAGCCGGAAGGAGATGGAGTCCACGTCCATGCCCAAACCCCGCAGCACCTCTACTGCCGTTGCTTCCGCGTGTCCTGTTCCCATATCGGCCAGAGCCGACTTATAGCCATACGGCCCCAAAATCGATCGAAATACCTCAAGCTTGATCCGGATATAAGCTTCCTCGTCCGCTTCCGAATAGTAAATGGACTTTCGCAACCCGGAGCTTGTGCCGGAGGTCCGGTAGCAGTGGACATCGTTGCGTTCGTTTAGTGGATTTTGCCCGATATAATAGTGTTCCTCCAGTACGGATGCCGTGACCAACGGTGGGGAAGCCCATGTCGGTTCGTCCGCCTGTGATTCTTCTTGAGCTGAAAGCCATGGCCCATACCAAGGCAGATAAGGTGCCAGCTGTTCGATGAGTCGTTTCAGTTGTGCAGGGAGGAGTCCCATTCGCGTTCTTCCTCTCGTTATCGATTTCCGTTCATGCTTTAGCGTAAGTCCCTTTACCTTATGCGGCCTGCCCAAACCGGGTGCCTGACCCATCCATGCCGAACCGAATTGTTCCACGCGGCGCCTACACCTATAGACGAACAACTTCGTATGATATATGAAAATACAGCACAGGGAAGAGGGACATTCCATTGTCAAACAACAAAACGGCCGTTTCCAGCAAATTAGTGAAGACGCGGGTTGTGCTTAGGGATCGGAAATTGTCCAAACATGTTCCCAAAACGTACCGACTCACGCGAAGCCGTCTGCTGTCCATGCTGAACCGTTACGGAATGGTCTATGTGAAGCCGGATACAGGATCCTTGGGCGTGGGTGTGATGCGGGTGGAGAAGCGGGGCAAGTCTTATCGGTACCACAGCGGTCTAAATAAACATACATTCTCTGCGTTTCGGGGGATGTACGCTTCGTTACAACAACATACCGGTAAGAGGCTTTATCTCGTGCAAAAAGGGATTCATGTGCTCCGTTACAAGGGACGTCCCGTGGATTTCCGGGTGATGATCCAGAAAAGCCCTTCCCGGTGCTGGGAACCGACCGGCACTGTGGCCCGTGTAGCGCATCCGCGCAAAGCGGTGACGAACGGCAGCCAAGGGGGCACGATCTATCCCGCGGCGGACATGATCCGGCCGGTGGGGGGGAGCGCACAGTCCCGCCGCATCCTGAAGCATATGGACCGGCTGGCGGTAAGGACCGCCGCGCAGTTCGGCCGCGCTTATCCGGCCATGAACGAGCTCGGCCTCGATATTGCGTTAGATCGGAAGCTGACGCCTTGGATTCTGGAGGTAAATACCCGGCCGGATCCTTGTCCGTTCACCAAGCTGACGAATAAGCGCAGTATCACGAAGATCGTCGCTTATGGCAAAGCGTACGGACGTCGGTACTGCTTGAATTGTTCGAAAGCGAAACGCGCGCCTAAAGCGTGATCCATGCTGTAAAGCTGAAACTACGCTCCGGATTGGATTATTGGATTCCGGGCGTATTTCGGCATGCTTAAGTTCGGGGTGATATGGTACGAAAGTATACCATGACTACTACACCGATGGCTGACGCGAGATTTGTCAGGAGGAACTATACTAGGTTTATAGCAAGCGGGTTACGCAAGCCAAACCACGATGAAGAAGGAGGACCTTTATGAAACGAGTAAGACTCACGTTAATCATCGCTTCAATAGGAATTTCATCTTCGCTGGTGATGGGAAGCGTATATGCCCGTTCGGATGCGGGGCTCGTAATCAAAGCATGGTACAAGAGCCGCATTCAGCTATCCCAGCAACAAGTGCAACAAGCTGCGCTGCGACATAAGCTTCTGACCTTGGTCAGCTCCATCGACGGAGCGACATGGAAAGCAGTTCAGAGTTTAACCGGCACCTGGAATACCGGGGAGAACGAAGTGGACGCGAGCATTACAGCCAAGAATGAGGCCTACATAGAACAACTCAAGCAGGCTGAACTGGAAATTCTCTCGGCTCCGACGAATGAAGCGTTTGACACTTATGTAAGCCAAGTTCAAACCAGGCAAGCCGATGAGCTGGAACAACTGGTCCGAGACACAATTCATGATTCTATGAAATCAAATAACGAATAACAGGGAGATGGATGAACTATGAAATTATTCAAAAGTAAAGTAGCGGTAGGCGTAATGGCGGTAAGTATGGCGGCAACAATCGGAACGGCTTACGCAGCGGTAAACCCGAATGCGGGTGCTCAACTGCAACAATGGTACACATCGGCATCCAATGCGACAAAAGCGATCATTGCCGGAGACTTCGCAGCTGTGTACGCGGGTAAGAAGGAAGAGTTGGAAAATTCGGTTGAAGGTTTGAAGAACGGAGCGCGCGTAAGTATTGCGGCAACAGGAAGAGCTGAAGTGGCACGCGTGAACACGAGCGTAAATGGCCAACTTGCTACCTATTCCGGACAGATCGACACGGCTAACGGAACCATTACAAGTGGTATAGCTGCGGAATACGATCAATTGGTAGCTGCAACAAATGCGACTACAAACGGACAGGTAAATGCTATCGGCACAGTATCCAAAGCGGGCATTGCCAGCGCTATCAGAAACCACGAAGGCGTGTACTCCGGCAGACTTTCCGATGCCGCAGCCGCAACAACAACGCAAGCTAAATCCGATCTAAGCGCGAAAATCGCAGCAACTAAGGCTGAACTAAACAGATTGTTGGCGCTAGAGAAAGAAACGGCAACTACTGAAATCAACAGCAACCTGACAACGAAGATTGCTGAACTGAAAGCCGAGCTTGTAGCTTTGACTGCTAGGTTGAAGAAAGAAGCAGAAGATCGCATCCTTGCTCAAGGCGCAGCACTGGAAGCAGCGGCACTAAACGAATTGGCCACAATCGTTAACGATATCACAAAGAACTAAATGATAGATGTGCCGGAGGCCTTCGCGGGTCTCCGGCCATATTTTGAACAAGGAGGTAGAAGCGATGTTGAGAAGCAGAATGAAGAAGCGCTATACATTTAAAGCTAAAGTCGTCACTGGAATTGTTTCTTTAATCATCGTCATTGCGGGCACAACGGGGATTTCGTATGCGGACGTGGACATCGCCGGTTCCCTGCGTTCATGGTACAGCTCCAAGACCGAATCGGCTGTGAGTAGCCTGGAGCAAGCCGTACAATCCGAAACGGATCAGCAAAAAGCGATCTTAAAGGAAGAATTGCAGCGTCAACTGGAGCAATCCGCGAAGGATTTGGACGCATTTACGGAAGAACAGAAGCAGCTGCACATCGCAGCCATTCAACAATACGCGAATACCCTGCTACAGAATGTAGAGATTAATTCCAAGCAGGATCGTCAGCAAATATTGGCGAAGCTTCAACTCATAACGGACAGTGCTGTGCAGGCCATGAACGCCTTAGTGGAAAGCTATGAACCGCCTGCTGTAACTTATGCCTCGCCGGTACAAACAGAAGATTCCGTCCAGAATAATGTATACAGACCATGACGGAACAGGTACTCGAAACAAACGCTCAGGCGGCTGCTAAACGCAAAGAAAGAGGCAGTTTCATCCGATTCGTCATCGTGCTTGCTCTGGCGTGGATTCTGATTCACAATCTGTTCGGATTAACCCGGGTATCCGGACATTCCATGACGCCCACATTACAAGACCGCGATATCGTGCTGATTAATAAAATTCCTTTACTCCATAGAACGCCCAAGTACGGGGATGTCATCATCATTCACGAGCACGAACTCGGATATCACATTATTAAACGAGTGATTGCGCGCGGCGGAGACCGTGTGGCCATCCAAGACGGGATCATTTATGTGAACCGTGAGCCTTTAGCCGAACTGTATACGTTGGGAGAGTCCATGGATATGCCAGAGGTTGTTATTCCTAGCGGCGAATTATTCGTGGTCGGAGATAACCGTACGGCCGGGGAAAGTCTTGACAGCAGAGACCCGCTGCTAGGCTCCGTTTCGGTCAAGGACGTTAAAGGATATGCGGCTTTCTCCGTGTGGCCTTGGCATAGCTTGATGAAACCTTTGCAATGAATATGCGCAAAAAAAATCCGAGGGGTTAAGCCTACCCGTCGGATCTTTATATTGTCATCGATTCTTCTCTCCGCTCGTACTGGACCAGTCCCTTGGAGGAAGCATACAAAGCCGCTTTCGTGCGGTCGGTTACGTTGAGTTTCATGAGAATCTGGCTCACGTGTTTCTTGACCGTGAACTCCGATATGAATAATTCCAATGCGATCTCCTTGTTGGAATGACCTCTGCCGAGAGCAATCAGCACTTCCAACTCTTTAGGAGTAAGCTCAGAGAAATCCGAGTCTTCCTTAGGATCCAGCAAATAGTCTGTAAACGCCGGATCATAATACTTACGCCCGCGTGAAACCACATCAACGGCGTACAATAAATCCTCAGGCAAGGCTTCCTTCAGACACAGCCCTTCAACTTGCAGGGTTTGCGCCAAGTTCAGTTCGCTCCGGGTAGCTGATGACGTCAGGATCATAAACTTGGATAGATGCCCTGCTTTCTTCGCTTCCTGGATGAAGTGCAGTCCGCTCTCGCTCCCTAAGTTTAAATCCACCAGAACCATGTGGGGGTGTTTCTCATTCATGAGCATCAATGCTTCCTGGCTGTTCGAGGCTTCGCCCACGATACGCACACAATTTCCGGATGAAATAATCATGCGGATCCCCTGGCGAACCAGCGGATGATCGTCAAGAATAATCATATCTAACATAGATGTCCCCCGTAGAATAAAAATATGGTACAGTGTAGTACATAAGACCTAAATGCTTCCTGCATTTCCCATTGTATATGATTATAACCTATTAATCTACAAAAAATTTTAGGAGAATAGATACAGATGATGGAAGAACCGATCCTCAGGTATGGAACTATCGGGTTGAAATGGTGCTTGTTCGTTGCCGGTATTGCGAGTTACGCTTACGGCCTCGGCCATCTTGCCGGTGTGATGCTGATTGCCCTATTTGTGCAAACCTTACAGATGATATTGCAGTTCAAGAGGACAAGGGGTATCCCGTTCCAGATCACCGTTACCGGATCCCTTATGTTCAATATGTACTTGCTGGGGGTTACAGGCGGTTTGTCCAGCCCCTTTCTGTTGTATGTCCTCGCTGACTTGTTGTGTGTGAAGTTGATAATGAAACGAAAACTCTACTATGTTGTAACGGCCGTATATCTGGTAAGTATTCCTATTGTATTTGCTAGTTCAGGTATCACTACAATCTATGAGCATAGATATTATGCGGTGTACGGGTTTTATATTTGCCTGTTCTATGGACTGTCCGCGGGGCTTCAATGGATTTCAGGCAAGGTGATGCGGGAAATTCGCAATGCGGTAACCCTTTACTCTCATCATCGGTTACATACAAGAGTCCTCCAGCATGATAGAATTCGCGGATTGGAGCAGCTGCTTGCTTCCGTTCTGAATCGAAGCGGCAAAGATGTGATGCTGACCTTCACAAAGCCCGGCTTGCAAGGCACGGAGCAAGAGTGGAGTCATGTCTATTACGCGAACTATTTAAAGCTTCATCCGCCTGCGAGGGTAAAGTCCTATCTTGTGCTTCCCTCCATTACAGGAGATCCTTACTCTACCTATGTACAAGGTTTAAAGGATCGTAAAGGCGTTCCTTACGGATGGTTACTGATCAGGGCTCAGCGGAATGAAATCAACATCTTGCATCAATTGTATATTCGAATCGTCCTCATGAGTTTGGAAACGGCCTACGATCAGGAGGCATCAGCAATCGAGATGCAAGAGAAGGCTGTTCTGCTGGAGCGAAATCAGATTGCCCAGAACATTCATGACGGTATCGCGCAAGAACTGTTCTTCATCTCCATCCAATTATTTCAACTCCGGAGCGCCTTGCCGGCTGAAGCTGAACAAGAAGCTCTTCCCTTGCTCAGAGAAATCGAGAAGAAGGTCAAGGACAGCCACCGGGGCATGCGCAATTACATTATGGAGCTTAAAGACGAGAAGCGTAAAATCAACCTTCACCATGCTATTGAGACACTGCTTGACCGGATTACAGCGAATACCGGCGTGACTCCGGTTTTCAGGAAATCGGGTTGGGTTCCCGATGAAAGGCTGGAAGTGGAAGAGGCTATTTATCACCTTGTGGAGGAAGCCGCAAATAATGTCATCAAACATGCGAAAGCTACGCGGTTGCAGGTAAACTTAGAAGTTACGAGCGTGCAATGGACCATCGTCATTCACGATGACGGTGTCGGTATGGAAGACATCACGGCGGCTCAAGTGAGTGGCAGGTTTGGGCTTACAGGGATGGAGAACCGGATAAAGTCATTCAACGGCGCCATTTCATTCCAATCCGATCTATCATCAGGCACTACAGTAACAGCCTATATTCCAAGGGAGAGGACCCGGGCCTATGTATAAAGTGTTGATTGCGGACGATCAAGCGATAATCAGACAAGGACTGCGCATCTTGCTCCGGGGATGTCCGGAATTTCAAGTGATTGGGGAAGCTTCCGACGGCGATGAAGCGCTGGAGCGATCGCTGAGTTTGCAGCCGGAGCTTGTGCTCACTGACCTCAAGATGCCCGGTATATCTGTGATTGAAGGCGCGAAACAGCTGAAAAGCGTTTATCCCGGGATTAAGGTTATTATTTTGACCGCGTTAGATGAGAGTGAAGATGTCTATAAAGCCATGAGAGCCGGCGTTGACGGTTATTTGATGAAAGATACGGAGCCGGAAGTTATTATAAGTGTTCTGCGCAAAGTGATGACCGGGGAGCATGTATTCCGCTCAAGTCAAGAATAGATGATTAAGGGGGGAGTCTCATGTTGAAGTTGAAGTTGGATCGATGGATCCGGGTGCCTGTTCCTCGCCTGATTTTCGGATTATGGACCGTTGTAACCGCAATAGGCGCCTGTCTAGTATTCGTGTATGGTTTAATCGAAGGGGCGCATAGGGATACCGTTTCTACTTCGGCGGCATTGGCTATTCTGATTGTTGTTATTGGATTAGGCCAAATTCAGAGAAATATATCCGCAAGTATGAG
Protein-coding sequences here:
- a CDS encoding response regulator transcription factor translates to MLDMIILDDHPLVRQGIRMIISSGNCVRIVGEASNSQEALMLMNEKHPHMVLVDLNLGSESGLHFIQEAKKAGHLSKFMILTSSATRSELNLAQTLQVEGLCLKEALPEDLLYAVDVVSRGRKYYDPAFTDYLLDPKEDSDFSELTPKELEVLIALGRGHSNKEIALELFISEFTVKKHVSQILMKLNVTDRTKAALYASSKGLVQYERREESMTI
- a CDS encoding 2,3-diaminopropionate biosynthesis protein SbnB, producing the protein MIYLHDGHIREIGIDWARLVGIIQEVVRISAEGDCAHPLKPYLRFRDPANRIIAMPAYIGGGINLSGIKWIASFPNNGRLGLPRAHNSIILNDPATGVPVAFIQSNMLNGLRTAAVSGAMTQAYMASRPISKVRAGIIGWGPIGRMHLDMLISLLGDRLERVALYDMNPIDPGTVPASVREITELADDWQSVYAASDIFATCTVSAERYIDAPPPEGALLLNVSLRDYLPESVAHVRAVVVDDWREICRENTDIEQLHIQHGLLESDVLTLEDVLCRGGLSSVAANEPVFFNPMGLGVFDIGVAGHFVQEAVRLGKGVVLENGNGDG
- a CDS encoding response regulator; this translates as MYKVLIADDQAIIRQGLRILLRGCPEFQVIGEASDGDEALERSLSLQPELVLTDLKMPGISVIEGAKQLKSVYPGIKVIILTALDESEDVYKAMRAGVDGYLMKDTEPEVIISVLRKVMTGEHVFRSSQE
- a CDS encoding YheC/YheD family protein, which translates into the protein MSNNKTAVSSKLVKTRVVLRDRKLSKHVPKTYRLTRSRLLSMLNRYGMVYVKPDTGSLGVGVMRVEKRGKSYRYHSGLNKHTFSAFRGMYASLQQHTGKRLYLVQKGIHVLRYKGRPVDFRVMIQKSPSRCWEPTGTVARVAHPRKAVTNGSQGGTIYPAADMIRPVGGSAQSRRILKHMDRLAVRTAAQFGRAYPAMNELGLDIALDRKLTPWILEVNTRPDPCPFTKLTNKRSITKIVAYGKAYGRRYCLNCSKAKRAPKA
- the lepB gene encoding signal peptidase I; translation: MTEQVLETNAQAAAKRKERGSFIRFVIVLALAWILIHNLFGLTRVSGHSMTPTLQDRDIVLINKIPLLHRTPKYGDVIIIHEHELGYHIIKRVIARGGDRVAIQDGIIYVNREPLAELYTLGESMDMPEVVIPSGELFVVGDNRTAGESLDSRDPLLGSVSVKDVKGYAAFSVWPWHSLMKPLQ
- a CDS encoding phenylacetate--CoA ligase family protein, whose translation is MEQFGSAWMGQAPGLGRPHKVKGLTLKHERKSITRGRTRMGLLPAQLKRLIEQLAPYLPWYGPWLSAQEESQADEPTWASPPLVTASVLEEHYYIGQNPLNERNDVHCYRTSGTSSGLRKSIYYSEADEEAYIRIKLEVFRSILGPYGYKSALADMGTGHAEATAVEVLRGLGMDVDSISFRLPIEQHLERLESFKPEVLYTMPSILNRIVLAAADPSSYGIKHVVLVGEIASPAWIEQVAERLGLPASRITDTYGSIEIGTIAYYSHEHGRYLLTEGLIAEGLRAEDISRDLEPLSDEAEERVLVLTSAVREAFPAVRYVTYDVVRDLRPILVDGCWTMSFHSLVKRIGPDLKHGEKISIYDIENVVYRHIEQASVRVKVSGNAIQVCVYAPGLSDGDMSLIQDDLEQCIPEIGIMIESGIIDRIKVVRGTLEDSDDSQSIKNKKIFYE
- the sbnA gene encoding 2,3-diaminopropionate biosynthesis protein SbnA, which encodes MKLEGGISEAIGGTPLIPLRRLFEGMPFKVYGKLEWMNPGGSAKDRPALFMLREALRRGDIDSDTVVIESSSGNLAISLAQLCCYLRMRFICVVDPRTTEQHKQIIRGFHGEIDLVTEPDPSTGEFLPARIQRVQDLLREFPKAYWTNQYGNPDNALAHTETTMREIGDRLGAVDYLFCGVSSCGTLRGCADYIRGRGWSTRIVAVDAAGSVIFGGDKGPRQFPGLGSGITPGLYRQDLADQVVYVSDMDCVRGCRDLVRYEAVLAGASSGGVVSAVRGLAESIPADAVCAVILPDRGERYLDTVYNDAWVRQVLDGGWA
- a CDS encoding sensor histidine kinase, encoding MMEEPILRYGTIGLKWCLFVAGIASYAYGLGHLAGVMLIALFVQTLQMILQFKRTRGIPFQITVTGSLMFNMYLLGVTGGLSSPFLLYVLADLLCVKLIMKRKLYYVVTAVYLVSIPIVFASSGITTIYEHRYYAVYGFYICLFYGLSAGLQWISGKVMREIRNAVTLYSHHRLHTRVLQHDRIRGLEQLLASVLNRSGKDVMLTFTKPGLQGTEQEWSHVYYANYLKLHPPARVKSYLVLPSITGDPYSTYVQGLKDRKGVPYGWLLIRAQRNEINILHQLYIRIVLMSLETAYDQEASAIEMQEKAVLLERNQIAQNIHDGIAQELFFISIQLFQLRSALPAEAEQEALPLLREIEKKVKDSHRGMRNYIMELKDEKRKINLHHAIETLLDRITANTGVTPVFRKSGWVPDERLEVEEAIYHLVEEAANNVIKHAKATRLQVNLEVTSVQWTIVIHDDGVGMEDITAAQVSGRFGLTGMENRIKSFNGAISFQSDLSSGTTVTAYIPRERTRAYV